Proteins encoded in a region of the Carassius carassius chromosome 49, fCarCar2.1, whole genome shotgun sequence genome:
- the LOC132132761 gene encoding probable G-protein coupled receptor 21: MNATELNHSTEPFCLLDIGYSQNFSTCLLEIAVILFLTVLIIFGNLVVIFVFHCAPLLSHHTTSSFIQTMAYADLLVGVSCLIPSLSLLHQLEGVNEKLTCMVFSYMVCVLKSVSMASLACVSIDRYVAITRPLSYTALVTPCRLRTCITLIWLYSALIFLPSFFGWGKPGYHGDVFKCCSSWDTQPLFTAFIVTALYAPAAFTVCFTYAHIFRICRQHTRQISDRRARFGPQDPEPGEQACTDKRYATVLFHITSVFYLLWLPYIIYFLLESAGIYHHAIASFITTWLAISNSFCNCLIYSLSNSAFRKGLKRLCLICLQRSDNKKSLGDPPTPPRPAFHV; this comes from the coding sequence ATGAACGCAACTGAATTGAACCATAGCACAGAACCCTTTTGCCTGCTGGACATTGGCTACTCACAGAACTTCAGCACCTGCCTGCTGGAAATAGCTGTTATTCTCTTCTTGACAGTGCTCATCATCTTCGGGAACCTGGTGGTTATCTTTGTGTTCCACTGTGCCCCGTTACTCAGCCACCATACCACTAGCTCCTTTATACAGACTATGGCATATGCAGACTTGCTGGTTGGGGTCAGCTGTCTTATCCCCTCTTTGTCCCTCCTGCACCAACTGGAGGGTGTGAATGAGAAACTCACCTGCATGGTCTTCAGCTACATGGTCTGTGTGTTGAAGAGCGTCTCCATGGCTTCTCTAGCATGCGTTAGTATTGACCGTTATGTTGCCATCACCCGACCTCTTTCCTACACAGCTCTGGTCACACCCTGCCGTCTTCGCACTTGCATTACCCTCATTTGGCTGTACTCTGCACTCATCTTTTTGCCCTCTTTTTTTGGTTGGGGCAAGCCAGGGTACCACGGTGATGTATTTAAATGTTGCTCTTCCTGGGACACCCAGCccctttttacagcatttattgtcACAGCCCTCTATGCACCAGCTGCTTTCACCGTTTGCTTCACCTATGCCCATATCTTTCGAATCTGTCGGCAGCACACTCGGCAGATCAGCGACCGGAGAGCTCGCTTTGGCCCACAGGATCCTGAGCCAGGTGAGCAAGCCTGCACAGACAAGCGCTATGCCACGGTGCTCTTCCATATCACCAGTGTGTTCTACCTGCTTTGGCTACCCTACATCATTTACTTTTTACTAGAGAGCGCAGGGATATACCACCATGCTATTGCCTCATTCATAACCACATGGCTGGCAATTAGCAATAGTTTTTGCAACTGTCTCATCTACAGCCTGTCGAACAGCGCCTTCCGCAAAGGACTCAAGCGTCTCTGCCTGATTTGTCTGCAACGTAGTGACAACAAGAAGTCCCTAGGAGATCCACCAACACCTCCGCGCCCTGCTTTCCATGTTTAA